In Cheilinus undulatus linkage group 16, ASM1832078v1, whole genome shotgun sequence, one DNA window encodes the following:
- the LOC121524133 gene encoding lactose-binding lectin l-2-like: MLLLLFLFGLALAAPPTLEEPDMLVQRGGCPEFWFSFNDRCYNYVATPKTWIDAELYCVSQRANLVSIHSQEEQAFVKSLIKNHDPTQKPAWIGLSDIHSSGGRWSDGTAVNFTFWCPNEPNNLGGNENCAHMNWCSLLRWNDISCGNNYAFVCATRIC; the protein is encoded by the coding sequence atgctgctgctcctcttctTGTTCGGCCTGGCTCTGGCTGCTCCACCTACTTTAGAAGAACCTGATATGCTGGTACAGCGTGGAGGCTGTCCCGAGTTCTGGTTCAGCTTCAACGACCGCTGCTACAATTACGTCGCCACTCCTAAGACCTGGATTGATGCAGAGCTCTACTGTGTGTCACAGAGAGCCAACCTGGTGTCCATCCACAGCCAGGAGGAGCAGGCTTTTGTCAAAAGCCTTATCAAAAACCATGACCCTACTCAGAAACCAGCCTGGATTGGACTCAGTGACATCCACAGCAGTGGAGGACGCTGGTCAGATGGGACAGCAGTCAACTTTACGTTTTGGTGTCCAAACGAGCCAAACAATCTTGGAGGAAATGAGAACTGTGCACACATGAACTGGTGCAGTCTCTTGAGATGGAATGACATATCTTGCGGCAACAATTACGCTTTTGTTTGTGCAACCCGCATTTGTTAA
- the LOC121524311 gene encoding ladderlectin-like, producing the protein MLLFLFLFALALAAVCPSDEQTAQLQRGHCDAFWFRFNGRCYKYVSTPMTWADAELHCVSVGTNLVSIHSLEEQNFVKSLIKSVDQAHGSAWIGLSDAHKEGQWMWSDGSAVGFVLWFEGEPNNAEGKEHCAHEHSNTEMKWNDIDCSTTRAFVCASRKICP; encoded by the coding sequence ATGCTGCTGTTCCTCTTCTTGTTTGCTCTGGCTCTGGCTGCTGTGTGTCCTTCAGATGAACAGACAGCGCAGCTACAGAGGGGTCACTGCGACGCCTTCTGGTTCAGATTCAACGGCCGCTGCTACAAGTACGTCTCCACTCCCATGACCTGGGCCGATGCAGAGCTCCACTGTGTGTCAGTGGGAACCAACCTGGTGTCAATTCACAGTCTGGAGGAGCAGAACTTTGTCAAATCTCTGATCAAGAGCGTCGATCAAGCTCACGGATCGGCCTGGATTGGACTCAGTGATGCCCACAAAGAAGGTCAATGGATGTGGTCTGATGGGTCTGCAGTCGGCTTTGTCTTGTGGTTTGAAGGAGAGCCAAACAACGCTGAAGGAAAGGAACACTGTGCACATGAACATAGTAATACAGAAATGAAATGGAATGATATTGACTGCTCCACAACAAGGGCTTTTGTCTGCGCCTCCCGCAAAATTTGTCCGTAG
- the cdca7b gene encoding cell division cycle-associated 7-like protein, which yields MTLTSKAQRFKSKFITAELAHLFSQSDSEEEFEGFSEDEEDTRQKTKTVDSEEDSDVDTGFYSDGEDAPPPKRRSLLVALRFPPKRLSTPKQDVQEKDIKKPVKDTPPSLRGKRIKQQEQKDEEEEGDEDKEEVLSQSLRKRDKNIQENKAMLAKLFADLSTMADLTPPTTPQKKKRAPEKATPRKRKFEPEVGSERRNPSRKARPPENFAVEEKIQPLTVRVQRTVDIRRLVEVDEELVGEGQKKRRSQGSRRSQGSRRSQYVVRSVDEITKEDLDNIAYRSKDKIWDKENGSSCHQCRQKTLDTKTVCRSGVCVGVKGQFCGPCLKNRYGEDVREVLLDPDWSCPICRGMCNCSLCRKKEGRCATGILVGLARYNGHDNVHEYLESIQKELQ from the exons atgaccCTAACGTCGAAG GCTCAGCGCTTCAAATCCAAGTTCATCACTGCAGAGCTGGCTCATCTGTTCAGCCAGTCAGACAGTGAGGAAGAGTTTGAAGGTTTCAGTGAAGATGAGGAGGATACACGGCAAAAgacaaag ACGGTGGATTCAGAAGAAGATAGCGACGTGGATACAGGTTTCTACTCTGATGGAGAGGATGCTCCTCCACCGAAGAGGAGGAGTCTTTTAGTAGCTTTAAG GTTTCCACCCAAAAGACTGTCCACCCCAAAGCAGGACGTGCAAGAGAAAGACATCAAAAAGCCAGTTAAAGACACTCCTCCTTCACTGAGAGGAAAGAGGATAAAGCAGCAGGAGCAgaaagatgaggaagaggagggagatgaaGACAAAGAGGAGGTCCTGTCTCAGAGCTTGAGGAAAAGAGACAAGAATATCCAGGAAAACAAGGCCATG TTGGCGAAGCTGTTTGCTGATCTGAGCACCATGGCTGACCTGACTCCACCAACCACCCCTCAA AAGAAAAAGCGGGCGCCAGAGAAAGCAACACCACGGAAGCGTAAATTTGAGCCAGAGGTGGGGTCAGAGAGGAGAAACCCGTCCCGTAAGGCTCGTCCTCCTGAGAACTttgctgtggaggaaaaaaTCCAGCCACTCACTGTCAGAGTCCAGAGGACTGTGGACATCAGGAGACTGGTGGAG GTGGACGAGGAGCTTGTAGGTGAGggacagaaaaagaggaggagcCAGGGTTCCCGGAGGAGCCAGGGTTCCCGGAGGAGCCAGTATGTGGTGAGGTCGGTAGATGAGATCACCAAAGAAGATCTGGACAACATTGCGTACCGCAGCAAAGACAAGATCTGGGACAAGGAGAAT gGCAGCTCGTGTCACCAGTGCAGACAGAAGACTCTGGACACCAAGACAGTGTGTCGAAGTGGAGTCTGTGTGGGAGTCAAAGGTCAGTTCTGTGGACCGTGCCTGAAGAACCGCTACGGGGAGGACGTCCGTGAAGTGCTGCTTGACCCG GACTGGTCGTGTCCCATCTGCCGAGGGATGTGCAACTGCAGCCTGTGTCGTAAGAAGGAGGGCCGCTGTGCCACCGGCATCCTGGTGGGACTGGCTCGCTACAACGGCCATGACAACGTCCACGAGTATCTGGAGAG CATCCAGAAGGAGCTGCAGTAA